Part of the Saccharomyces kudriavzevii IFO 1802 strain IFO1802 genome assembly, chromosome: 8 genome is shown below.
gggaGATTTCcctaaaaacaaagaaattgaaatagCGCAAATTATCGACACGAGTTTAAGGCGAAAAGTAAATGGCCTGCATGACATATCACCGAATttgatgttgatgttgaaacTAAAATCCATCTCATCACAGGGCATAATTACCGGCGATGAGCTCCTATTCCATCATTTCTTGGTCAGtgattcttttcaaaacttaGGACTAAAAGAGGTTTGGAACATTGTTAATTTGGTGCAAATGACATGCTTTAACGACCtttgtaaagaaaaatttgatactAAGGTTTTGGAACGAAAGGGCGTCGTTGCTGGATATTTATCGCAAAACGAAGAATTCAAGGGCGAATTAAATACAGAATGTATCAACTCTGCAACCTGGTGGAATATCCTCGAACGCATTGAGCATAAGCTTTTCGTGTGGATCATGGATATTATAGTAGTGAACAATTCTCAAAGTTATAAAAATAGCCcaatcaatgaaaaagagtTTGCCAACAGAAACTGGGAATATTATCGCTCTAAGAAAGTGGTGACAAACTACAAGATTCTAATATCATTAGCATTAAATGTGTTGATAAACTATCATTTTGGATTTAGTGATTTAAAGAGTCTTTGTAACGTCACTGATCAGAGATTCTGCATTCCCGTATTCATTAATGATGAATTCGTAGACACGGATTCCGTAAACGACATGTTTATCAAGAAATGGGCGCATTATtacaagaaattttgatatTGCCCAACAAATTTGTATCTTCATTCCGCCTACATAcgaaaacgaagaagatcAAAGGAAGGGGCAAAGCAAGCTCCTTAGCATATATTTACTTCTTCACAGCCACCGTTATGTATTATTTTCCCACTATTTTATCAACGTAAGTCTAAGTTTTACACTTGTTTTTTTAATCGTTGCTATGAGTACATACATATACGTCATAAGAAGGAAAAGCCATTCGGGGAAGAATTtttaaggaaaaaaaaacctcgAGATATCTCTCCTAGGGGGCCATCAAGTAAATCGCTCCTGGGTTCAATGAAGTATATAAATGGTGGAAACCTAGAAATTGACGAGAGGTTGCATTAAGATAAGTAAGCAGATACTGCCATATATACCGCAAAGTAAACCGGAATAATCTAAAAATGTCTTCATTAGTTACTTTGAACAATGGCTTGAAAATGCCTCTGGTCGGCCTTGGATGTTGGAAGATCGACAAAAATGCTTGTGCTAATCAAATCTACGAAGCTATCAAATTGGGCTACCGTTTATTCGATGGTGCTTGTGACTACGGCAACGAAAAGGAAGTCGGCGAAGGTATCAGAAAAGCCATTTATGAAGGTCTTGTCACTAGGAAGGATGTATTTGTCGTTTCCAAATTATGGAACAATTTCCATCATCCTGATCACGTCAAATtggctttgaaaaaaacattgaGCGATATGGGACTTGATTACTTAGATCTGtattatattcattttccGATTGCCTTCAAATACATTCCTTTTGAAGAGAAGTACCCACCGGGGTTCTACACGGGTACAGAGGACGAGGAGAAGGGCCACATCACCGAAGCTCATGTTCCAATCATTGATACTTACCGCGCTTTGGAGAAATGCGTTGATGAAGGTCTGATCAAATCTATCGGTATTTCCAACTTCCAGGGGAGCTTGGTTCAAGACTTGTTACGCGGTTGCAGAATCAAGCCTGTAGCTTTACAAATTGAACACCATCCTTACTTGACTCAAGAACATTTGGTGGAATTTTGCAAGTTACATGACATCCAGGTCGTTGCTTATTCCTCCTTTGGCCCTCAATCATTCATTGAGATGGACCTTCAATTGGCAAAGGCCACGCAAACGTTGTTTGAAAACGACGTAATCAAGAAGGTCTCAGAAAACCACACAGGTAGCACCACCTCCCAAGTGCTATTGAGGTGGGCGACCCAAAGAGGTATTGCCGTCATACcaaaatcttccaaaaaggaaagactACTTGGAAATTTGgaaatagaaaagaagttCTCTTTAACAGAGCAAgaactgaagaagatttcaGCTTTAAATGCCAACATCAGGTTTAATGACCCATGGACTTGGTTGGATGGTAAATTCCCAACTTTTGCCTGATTAGTAGAATTCATGTCCAGCGACGACATGGACATACATACCTTACTTCTCATTAGTTTATACATATTTTAATAAGTACTacgattttgaatgaatCGTTGAATGTGCTATGTCCTCTTATGGCGCCGTCCACGCACTTTACTTCCTCTGGTATTTTTGACAATTTGGCCATTTTTTAACAAAGCCCAACCGCAATTGATATtaaaaaggaagagaagGAAGCGATGAGTGAATGACACAGAAAAAGGCATACCAAAGCAGAGGAGTCGCAACggcctttgaaaaactggACAGCTTCAAATATATTCACACAACTGCTATTCTAACTATAACGACAGTGAGACATGAATGACAAGATATCCATTTTGCCTCCTGAACCCATCCAACTACTTGACGAAGACACTACAGAGCCGGAATTCGAAGTTGACTCACAACAAGAGAATGAAGAGCCTACCAGCACGTCAAATAGCAACGGTAGCAATAGCAACGGGAGCGATTGGGGCACCTCAATTATCAGAACAAGACCTAGACGGGGCAGCTCTATCAATGCAAACTTCAGTTTTCAAAAGGCCCACGTCAGTGATTGCACTATAATCAATGGAGACCACGGAACGAAGTTTGCTGTTTGGAGGATTACCGTTTTTCTTGAACCCAACTTGACAGTTTTCTCTgcccaaaaagaaagctatAAAATCCAAACCTATAGACGATACTCAGACTTCGTCAAACTACGGGAAAATTTACTAACGAGAATACAGACAGCTAAGCCCGAAAAACTGCACTTTCTACAGATTCCCCACCTGCCTCCCTCTGTTCAGTGGTACAGCACTTGGAAGTACCAACAAGTAAACCTAAACAAAGATTGGCTAGCCAAAAGACAAAGAGGGCTCGAATACTTTCTCAACCACGTCATTCTCAACAGCGGGCTGGTAGAGATTGCCAAGGATATACTCATCCAGTTCCTAGAGCCCTCGAAAATACTTGCATAACCCATCTGTTCTCTATCTAACGCGCTGCCATTCTCGTCGATCACTGGAGAGCATGTTTAATTCGGGCGCGTTGTCAATTAGTGATTAGTAAAGAATGCATTATTGCACTTACCGCAATGAAAACTTTTTAAGGGATCATCGAGTACTTAAGGGAAGCAAAAGACGGGCTCCATAATTCACAACTTAAGTAAACCATGATAAGACATATAGCACCTTTAAGGAAGCATTCGCTTGAGTCAAGCATACGTGTGCAGTTAAGGATGGTTCATCACAAGGTCACAATCATAGGCTCTGGTCCAGCTGCTCACACCGCAGCCATATATTTGTCAAGAGCAGAGATGAAACCGACATTATACGAAGGAATGATGGCCAACGGTATTGCTGCTGGTGGCCAACTGACGACAACCACGGAAATCGAGAATTTCCCGGGATTTCCGGAGGCGTTGAGTGGCAGTGAGCTGATGGAAAGAATGAGGCAACAATCTGTCAAGTTTGGCACTAACATAATCACAGAGACCATCTCTAAAATCGATTTATCTTCGAAGCCATTCAAGTTATGGACTGAATTTAATGAAGATAAAGTCCCCGTAACCACGGACGCTATAATTTTGGCCACTGGTGCCTCTGCCAAGAGAATGCACTTACCAGGGGAGGAAATATACTGGCAAAAGGGTATCTCTGCTTGTGCTGTATGCGATGGTGCTGTTCCAATCTTTAGAAACAAGCCTTTGGCCGTCATTGGCGGGGGGGATTCTGCGTGCGAAGAGGCTGAATTTTTAACAAAGTATGGATCgaagatatatatattggTAAGGAAGAATCATTTTCGTGCCTCCGTAATAATGCAGAGACGAATCGAGAAAAATGCGAACATCATTGTGTTGTTTAACACAGTCGCATTGGAAGCTAAGGGTGATGGTAAGCTATTGGATATGCTGAGAATCAAGAATACCAAAACTGATGTGGAGAATGATTTAGAAGTGAACGGACTATTTTATGCAATAGGTCATACTCCTGCCACAGATATAGTTAAAGGACAAGTAGACGAACAGGAAACAGGGTACATTAAAACTGTGTCTGGCTCGTCTCTGACCTCAGTGCCAGGTTTTTTTGCGGCAGGAGACGTTCAAGACTCTAGGTATAGACAGGCAGTAACTTCTGCTGGTTCTGGATGTATTGCTGCTTTGGATGCAGAACGGTACTTGAGCGCTCAAGAATAGAACATAGGCCCATCTTTATTTTAATAAGACACTCcttcttatttttactaTTTGAGTTATGGTTATGTAGTTCATTTCTAGTGTGataattgaatttttttcaggatacatgtatatatgtgtgtgtgtgtgtatTGTTACGGCAAAGAGGAGacaaaagaataaagactgaatttgatgaaagaaaGTAAACATTAATTCGTCATCATTTTAAATGTGACTTTTTCAACTGTAAACTTTTAACCTGttcttccagttttttAACTTTACCTTGAATTTCCTCTAAATCACCATTCAATCTAATTCTTTCATTGACAATATTCTGCTCCCATTGTCTGAATCTTTGCTCTTCGGCTTTAACTTGGTCTGTAAAATACTTCTTCAatgcattttcttcttctttgtatTTGGGATTGTGTGATAATTTTCTTGCTGGTGCGATTGCTGGAAGCGTGAAATCTTCCTTTCCATCTCCGGTATTTTCATGACCCTCCAGTCTTAATCTTCTGTATGTTTCGTAATGCATCTCTTGAGTAGTTGAGATCAGATCTAGTAAATAAGTTCTTAGCAACAAGGCTCTTAGCTTACGAAAATCACAATGagaatcattttcaatttctacAAGCCCCCATGGATACTTTCTAGCGACAACTTGAGTACCTTGCCCATTgtcgaattttttttcagacCCCACTATGGCAAATGGCATTGCTTCTATCAATTGTCTTGCATGTTCGATTGCTGCCGAATCTGGGTTAACACCACTTTTCGCATCTTCTTTGGAGTCAACGTCCAACGGAGGTGTAAAAATACGAATTTCTTGTGCCTCTATTACCTGTCTAATCCTAGACTTAAATTGTTGCAATTCTTGAGCGGTCAAAGTATCAGATTTAGCAATAACTGGAATCAAATTGGCTCTGGTAGACAGCCTTTTCATTGTCTCGATATCAATTGGTTTTAAACCGTGTCCAGTGGGCCTGATAAAGTAAAGAACGGCATGGACCCTTAagtcaaattttttggtacGATATGGCTGCTGTTCTTGACGCATGTAAGAATCATGCTGGTCATCAATGAAATCCACCAATGGTTGCCAAGCTTTGTTATTATTCACGTTATCCCCGAAACCTGGAGTATCAACGACGTTAACGCGTAGCTCGaaatgtttttcttctagcAAAGCTCTCGTGATATCAATCTCCACAGTCTTTCTGATGGGCTCTTGACGGTGTTGTTGGCCATCtgctcttttcaaaaccGTTTGAAATAATGTATTGATAAATGTGGTTTTACCCAATCCACTTTCACCACATAGCATAACGGTGAATATGCcaccttcttcattaaCAATTTTGTAGCGTTGGTTAGGGAGATTGGAGATCCCAACGGGAGGAGGAGCAGCGATAGCGGTGGCAGTAGCAGCACTCATTCTTTGATATACACAATAAAGGTCGGTATTTACACTCTTCAGATCACAATACTATGTGTTGCTACACTATTTCATGCCTCTGTCCAGTCAAAACAAACAACGGTGATCTcgagaaaaatttcagattcTTCGGTTTTTCAGCgccttgtttttttttataatcACGATTGctaaaaaagagaaaattaCCATAAGATAAATCTCtataaacaaagaagaaccGTCCATAACTGGTAGTTGTGATTGCTAATCCTGGTACCGCGCCATGTCACACCCACATTCGCATAGTATATACCTGTCCGAAGCGCCCGTCAGGAAACCTCAGGCCATGGGCAATTCCCTTTTGAGGAAGATTCAAAGGGCCTGCAGAATGTCTCTGGCTGAACCAGATTTGGCGTTGAATCTCGACGTTGCTGATTATATCAACGAAAAACAAGGTGCTGCTCCCAGAGATGCTGCCATTGCGCTTGCCAAATTGATTAACAATAGGGAATCGCACGTGGCAATATTCGCGTTATCTTTGTTAGACGTGCTTGTCAAGAATTGTGGATATCCATTCCACTTGCAGATTTCTAGAAAGGAATTCTTGAATGAATTAGTCAAGAGATTTCCAGGCCATCCACCATTGCGTTATTCCAAGATTCAGAGATTAATTTTGACAGCTCTCGAAGAATGGTACCAAACGATTTGTAAGCACTCAAGCTacaaaaatgatatgagttATATCAGAGATATGCACCGCTTATTAAAATACAAGGGTTATGCATTCCCTAAGATAAGTGAGTCCGATTTGGCGGTTTTGAAACCTAGCAACCGATTGAAGACCGCTAGTGAAATTcagaaagaacaagaaatcgCCCAAGCTGCAAAACTGGAGGAATTGATTAGACGTGGTAAACCTGAAGATTTGAGGGAAGCTAacaaattgatgaaaatcaTGGCAGGCTTCAAAGAAGACAATGCCATACAAGCTAAACAAGCCATCTCTAGTGAATTAAACAAATTGAAGCGTAAGGCAGATCTATTGAATGAAATGCTTGAATCAAAAGATTCACAGAATTGGGATAACGAGACTACTCAAGAACTTCATAGTGCACTGAGAGTAGCTCAAccaaaattccaaaagatTATTGAGGAGGAACAGGAGGATGATACTTTGGTGCAAGATCTACTGAAGTTTAACGATACAGTTAATCAattattggaaaaattcagtCTACTGAAAAATGGTGACTCCAACGCAGCCTCACAAATACATCCAAACCACGTTTCTGCTCCATTACAGCAGTCTTCTGGCGCTCTAACTAATGAAATTAACCTAATTGATTTCAATGACCTGGATGAAACACCTTCTCAAGTTAACAATACTAATGGTGCAGGTACCTCAGCGGGAGCAGAAAGTTCTGCTAATGACTTATTATGCGATTTAACAGACCTATCCATCTCAAATACTCCAAGTGCTGCCCAAACATCCTTTGGTCTCGGTGGTGATATTGTGTTGGGGTCCTCTCAGCCTGCGCCTCCAATTACCACTACCAACAGCTCCAATAATACTTTAGACCTTTTGGGACTTGCAAGCCCTCAACAACCAACTAATGGCCAAGCATTAAATGGCAATGGATTCGACTTTTTATCCGGATTAAGCACAACATCAAGCACGACTATGACGCCTGCAAGAACCCTAGTTAGCCAGTCCTCTAACTTGAAGATTGAGTTCACAATTTCTAGAGAGTCCGACTCGGTTATAAGgataaaatcttttttctcaaacTTGAGTTCGTCATCGATTTCTAATTTGGTTTTTCTATTAGCAGTGCCAAAGTCAATGGCCTTGAAATTGCAACCACAATCAGGTAATTTCATGATTGCCAACGCTGAAGATGGTATTACACAAGAGGGAACCATTGAAAATGCCTCAGCTAACCCTTCAAAGACTTTAAAAGTCAAGTGGAAGGTTTCctattttatcaattccACACAATTTGACGAAACTGCTGTGTTTACATTACCTAACGTATAATCCCTTACCGCTTTTTATTgatcctttttttttctttatgtgTATTTCTGAAcaatatatatctatatgTAGACGAACTTGTAGAGATCTTCTCAGCGATACTTTTATCAACTATTTTTACACGTTGTATTCTAACAGGGGACTTGCTGTTTGGAATTTTGAAtagtttgaagaaaaagcgaTCAACAACATAATGTATTCtctttaccatttttgGGAGGCTGAAACCCAGCAAAAAAGGACCTGAAAATGGAGAAAGCTTTCcgtttttatttgaattcCAAggctattttctttcacaaAGGCCTCTCATTGAAATCATCTACCGTCGATGACCCTAAGAGTGGATATGGGCTTTTCATCGATCCTACAAAATTCAGCGGTGAGGAAGTAAACAATGGAACAGTCCAATTGTTACGAATCCCTAAACTTTTCACGTTTGATATCAACACACTGTTGGCCCTCTTAGGAGATGAGGACGAGTTTacttcaaaagaacaatttcaaagaactAACAACAAGATTAAGACGGCTCTTCGTGAAATAATGGAATATCCCGGTTTCAGCAGATTTCTGACAGAAACAAATTTGCTCATCATCTACTTCATGATATTCCAATCTATTTTCAACAGTTATGAGATACCTGGTAGTATCAAGTactatttgaagaatattttgatgaaCAGTGACGTAGAAACTGCTATGGACACCATTGAAGACTTAGCTACAGATTACGGCCATTATCCTCAAATTTTTGGGCTTCAAGAAACATTGAAGTTATTCAAAGACCTTTTTCTAAACCTTCTGAATGTAAATGATATCAAACACCTTTACTCAGCGATAATCTCACGTTGTCTAGAGATACCGGAAAAATCTGGCACCAAAGGGCAAGAATTCACCGTTCATTCCACTTTAGTTCCTGTTTTAGATTTTGCCAATCACGAAAATACTCGAAAAAATGCCTATTTCGATATCGACCCTGCAAATAATGATGTTTTACTCCTACTTAATGCAGATGTGGTTCAAGAGAGGGGTGCAAACTCCGTAGAAGTCTTCATCAGTTACACGCCCACAGATAATTTATTCTCGATGTTACTAACGTATGGATTCGCTCCAGATTTCAAGGGTTATCCACAATTTTGGACCGTATCATTAGACAGAAGCTTTTTAAGAGATTACAACGGGCTAGATTTAAATGCAGAGTTGAGGACCTTTTACAAATGGCTACATGTAAACCCTGTAGTCTCACTAGTTAAACATGAACACAATGGCCAGGTCAGATGGTTTATCAACGACACGACACCAAagtttgatgaaattttgcTTCCATTTATTCCACCCTTGGGAGATGCAAGAATAGCACGCTGGGCATATGATTCTGCCTGTCATTTGATGTTCGCCAAGATGCATTGCCTGGTTAATCCTGAGACAAAAGAACATGCAGCAATGATTGCGGAAAAATACCGCTCTCTCATTCAGGATAGAGAATTGAACGGTGATGATTTTATTAATTTACCGCCTTTGGCGTGGTCGTTACGCTTCAAAGATACAAAAAGCGGTTGCATGTTGCAAAGACATATGAACAGCGAAGAGGCAATTGCTGAACTTCAACGAGAACAAAGACAAGACGCAGCCGAAACCAGGTCTCGATTTGTTGACTTCTTCCGGAGCTTTTTGAAGTACAGGAAATCCCGAATCACTAAACTTACCAGTAACTCAAATGTTACCAGCGCATTGTTTGCCCAAGAGCTGGAGATAATTGATGATTTAGCAACAGCCATTGATAAAAGCTCTactatcttcttcagtgATCTCAATGTTGTGCTCGATGTAGAACCCAGCACGTTCCCTCCTTTAAGGTTTCTTCACGACCACATGGAGATCTCCGAGAAGACAGAGAAGCCAGTCCGCAAATGTGAGGACCCAGCTTCTTATACTTCCGGCGCATTCACGGATTTCTTTGAGGACGAAACGAATCAATACGTCGCCTTCTTTGGAAATGATTAGATAGGTCAAGCTACGGAACTTACCATCTTGTATATAAATATCCTAGTTATCCTTTCTCTAACATGATGAGTGCCAAATACAAAAATCTGACgcgttttcattttctctgGCTTATTCTTCCCGCTTTTTCGCGCTTTTCTCCGTTTGATATACAAAGCAATTATAGCTTATAGAGATCTCTCTAGAGATGTCAAGGTGAACACTTGAGACAAAAGAGCAATCGCCCAGCGTCTGCGGATTGGTATGAAGTGTGTTTTAGTATACGGATTTTGTCTTTTATTTGCTCTTGCCGAAGGCGTGGAAGGTGTCCATTTTTACGCTAAATCTGGGGAGACCAAATGTTTTTATGAGCATTTATCGAAGGGGAACTTACTGATCGGTGATTTGGATTTGTATGCGGAAAAGAATGGTTTGTTTGAAGAGGACTCGGAAGCCAGTATAAGCATAACCGTAGATGAATCGTTCGATAATGACCATCGCGTCCTGAACCAGAAAAACTCACACACTGGGGATTTCACTTTCACTGCCTTGGACACAGGGGAACATAGAGTTTGCTTCACCCCATCTTACAACAAGAAGTCCTCTCCATTGAGAATATTCATAGAACTGGAAATTGGTAATGTCGAAGCTCTCGACAGCAGAAGAAAGCAGGACATGAATTCACTCAAGGGAAGGGTGACGCAGCTGACTCAAAGGTTATCTTCGATTCGTAAGGAGCAAGACACTATTAGAGGTAAGGAGGCGGAATTCAGAAACCGGAGCGAATCCGCCAATAGCAAGATAATGTCGTGGTCTGCACTCCAGTTTCTCGTACTAGTGGGAACCTGCATCTTCCAGCTGCGCTACCTTAAGAATTTCTTCGTTAAACAGAAGGTTGTATAGTAAACATAATGTGTATACTATACTGCCTTATATACACCCTGTATATATCACTCGTTACGAACAGATGCGATGACTCTCCAATGATGAAATATTCTTCAGATGCAATAATGAGTGACAAAAGCAAAGAGCATGGAGCACGTACAAGAAGCCGGATGAGACCTATCATAATGAGCAATAACGAGCTAGAAGGTGTAGCATCTGAACTTGAGGCGCTCAGACTCGAAAATGCGCGTTTGCGGGAGCAGCTGGCCAGTAGAAAAGACAATAAGCAGGATTACCCATTATCTCTGGAGGAATACCAACGCTACGGGAGGCAAATGATTGTCGAGGAAACAGGCGGCGTAGTGGGTCAAGTAAAACTGAAAAACACCAAGGTTTTAGTAGTTGGTGCTGGGGGTCTGGGGTCTCCCGCCTTGCCATACCTAGCAGGCTCTGGTGTGGGTCAGATCGGTATAGTAGATAACGATGTAGTGGAAACTTCCAATTTGCACAGGCAAGTGCTTCATGATTCTAGCAGGGTCGGCATGTTGAAATGCGAGTCCGCCAGACAATCCATTACAAAACTGAACCCACATGTCAGCATTGTCACGTATCCCGTTAGATTGAATTCAACCAATGCATTTGCGATTTTCGAAGGATATGATTATGTATTGGACTGCACTGATTCTCCATTAACCAGATATTTGGTTTCTGATGTAGCTGTAAACCTGGGAATAACAGTGATCTCGGCATCCGGGCTAGGAACAGAGGGCCAGCTAACTATATTGAACTTTAATGGCGTGGGGCCATGTTATAGATGCTTTTATCCGACACCTCCACCCCCAAACGCAGTGACTTCCTGTCAGGAGGGTGGTGTAATAGGCCCATGCATTGGAGTAGTTGGAACGATGATGGCCGTGGAGACTCTGAAACTTATCCTAGGAGTCTATACCAATGAGAACTTCAAACCTTTCTTGGTGCTATATTCCGGCTTCCCACAACAAAGCCTGCGTACTTTTAAAATGAGAGGTAGAAAAGAGAGTTGCCTCTGCTGCGGT
Proteins encoded:
- the UBA4 gene encoding Uba4p (similar to Saccharomyces cerevisiae UBA4 (YHR111W); ancestral locus Anc_5.421) — encoded protein: MSNNELEGVASELEALRLENARLREQLASRKDNKQDYPLSLEEYQRYGRQMIVEETGGVVGQVKLKNTKVLVVGAGGLGSPALPYLAGSGVGQIGIVDNDVVETSNLHRQVLHDSSRVGMLKCESARQSITKLNPHVSIVTYPVRLNSTNAFAIFEGYDYVLDCTDSPLTRYLVSDVAVNLGITVISASGLGTEGQLTILNFNGVGPCYRCFYPTPPPPNAVTSCQEGGVIGPCIGVVGTMMAVETLKLILGVYTNENFKPFLVLYSGFPQQSLRTFKMRGRKESCLCCGKNRTITKEAIEMGEINYELFCGSRNYNVCEPDERLSVDAFQNLYKGEDFSAKHIFLDVRPSHHYDISHFPETVNIPIKRLRDMNGDLKKLQEKLPTVGKDSSIVVLCRYGNDSQVATRLLKDEFGFVNVRDVRGGYFKYIDDIDRTIPKY